The genomic window CTGAGACAGTGGAGGTTGCTgctggggtggaggtgggggcTGTGGCTGCTGTGACTGAGGCTGTTGCTGTTGTGGCTGCGTTGTTGGTTGCTGGTTACTTGGAGGCCTTTCTACTACACAGCTCTGAGGTGACTTGATATTGCAGTTTGCTGCAGGCTGGACAGTGTTTTGCTGCATCATGCTGCAACTGCTGCCAATGTTTGCCATTTGCTGAGTGACAACACAACTGTTCTGAGTGAGGCTGCTAGAAGAGGACAGTCCCCCATATGAACAGCTGCTCTGGGAAGAGTTATTTCCACAAATGCTGCCTCCCATAGTGGAGTCATAGCTGCTGGGGTTTTCATAATTCTCTGTAGTGCTCTCAATGCTGCCAAGGTCACTGAAGCCACTATCCACCACCTGCTGAGAGTGGTCCGATACTGAAGGCACATCCATCATGGGGCTGGTCTCCATGTTCTGCATAGAGGGTGCGGACAGGGATCCTTGTTCAGGACTTATCTGGGTGTAACTGCTCTCCAGAGCAGGCACATTTGGGCTGCTGACAGAACGTACAGACTGGCTGGGGTGGGACTGAACAGAGGATATTGGACTGTTGTGTTCTGAGGCCTGGCAATCTTCAACCATTGATATCTGAGGATCCTCCTCAGTCTGGGTGTAACTTTGCAAAGTCTGACAAGCTGCAAGAGTTTCTTCACAGTCCTGGTAAGCTACATCATGCTCATTGCTTTCCTCCTGTGTCAAGGACTGGACTGCTTGAACAGTTTCAAGATCTAGTTCACTATGAGgaatctcttcctcttcctttaatTCAATTAACCCTTCTTTATTGCTTTGCTCTTCTTCATGATCATCTTCAGACCCAGGGACGTGCTCTGAGCCCACCGATGTCTCATTGGAAGCCTGCTCTTCCTCAGAATCTGCCTctgcttcatctttttcttttgcatcttccCTACTGCTTGGTATGCTTGTTTCTAAAAAACATTCTTGCACCTGAGGCTCCTCCTTCACCCCTTCTCTAACAGGCTGCTCctccaattcttttttcttcacagaGTCCAGATGACCGTCATCTTCATCGTCAGCATCATGATCTTCATTTTGATTTGTCACTACTGCaacttcctcttcttcctcatgGTCATGCTCAGGTTCATCTAGTTCTTGCTGTTCTTCTTCTGATTGCCTTTGCTCTTCTAAAACCCGTGGcttctcctctacctcctctTCTATCTCAGGCTCTTTTACTTCTGGCACTGGACTGCTGTTGCTGTCCACAGGAGAAACTGGTCTTACTTCAGTGCTTGCTatatcttcctcttctccctctcctacCTCTTCTGCTTCCATATTCacatcttcctctttcctttcctcaatAAGAGGCAGCTCTTCTTTCTGCTCAACACTTTCTTCTTTATCTGAAATTTTGGGCTTACGCCCAGGTTTTGAATTAGCTACCACTGCATCAACTCCGTCATCCTGAACTGATGGTGGCACTTTTTCCCGGTTCAGTTTAAAACCTGGTTTTCGACCAGGTCTTTTCTTCCAGTGGACTGGTTTTCGGCTTTTCCCTTTTGGCCATCCCTTCTTCTTTTTCATGGGTGTAGAAGTATCTGGCTCAAGTAAAGAATCCTTTCCTTCACATTTTCTCAGCATAGATAATGGTTTCAGAGTTGGGTTACCTGAAAACACAAATTGAAAGACACTgttcaaacatttttgtttgaccTGAGCATTCACGGAAGCTTTTCCAAGCATTCCCATCATGTTTATCAACTCTATGTATCAGTACTAGCTTAGAGATTTATTGTGAAGAGTAACAAGAAGGATCAAGGATCTGCTCATTAGCAATCACAATGCAcattacattttcaaagaacaCCAATGCTTTCAAGACTTTGCATGGTCAAAGCTCTGAGCCTTTCATACACAATTCAGATTAAACACTAGGCTATACGATAAAGTCCTGGAAAGACTCAGCaccctttaaaattttatttatacaaTATGTTCACAAATGAAAATGTTCCAGTGTAGGGGAACACATGAAGTTGCAATAAAAGCGTGTTTCCATTTAGATCTGTATTTTGTGCATctgctgaagaaaggaaatatttccacttttttcACGGCTTATGCTTTTAAATACCAACAGAAATACACAGATGACTGAATttggccactttttttttttttttttttaatttgagaaatcATTAAAAGGACGCTGAATTCCTCTCTCATCTGACTTTTATTTGATGAAGcaagttttgcatttcagtgaCTTTCCAAACACTAGAATAGGTTCAGAGCTTATACAGCCAGAAAGGAATGTCATCATTTACTGAGAACTTACAGAATACTGTAAAGCATTCcctgaattaattttgttttgaatctgTCAATTAGGATAGTCAGTGACATTTTACACAACTGTTGGTAAACTAGTACCACAGTTATTCGTTGACACTAGTTGATATTCACACTTTACCATCTGGGTTTCTGTCTTCAGACACTGAATTTACTTAATCTGCTTTTGTATTAGTTTTCCTTTTATCTGCTAGGCAGAAAATCTCTTACCAAGTAACAGTTCTCACCTAAGTAATTTGTAAATTTATCAAGTCACTCttttgtctctgctttctttgAATCTATCATTACAGAACATTTGTTCTAGTGTCTTAATCAGCCCACAACTGTTCTTTGAACAATTCCAGTTTATCAATACTCTTATCAAGTGTGAATTACTGAGTAAAGATGGTTGTAGTAGTTTCACCAAAGCTAAATAAAGAGATGACAGAATGTCTCTACTCCACTTGAGATTCCCCTGTTCATATATTTAAGGATCATCTGAATCTCTTTGGCTTTGAGCTAGAAAACCATGCTAATACTGGACATGACCTTCAAATACTCTCTCATAAACTTTTTCAGTGAATTGCCCTTCACTTCATTTACCAAATCCCCTCTTTTTCTGTCAGCTGccacattattttttaatttatccatAAAATAGCAGTACAGACAGACACATGACCCAGACCAATCTCccttagaatagaacagaatagttaTGTTGGatgggacctacaacaatcatctagtccaagtgcCTTGCACCCCACTAATAAAAAAGCTGCTTAATTACTCCCTGTTTGCAGCTTGATTTATTTAATATGTATTAGCTCGATTCTGTAACATTTCAGCTTAAGCAAATGGTTTTGATTAAGTCAAATACCTCTCAAAACACTAAGTAGATAACAGCAATTACTCTTATTAACCAAGCTGTAGTCTTGTAAAAATATATCATTGTctgacaaatacatttttcacgTACCAGTGTTCATTGGTATTGAGCAAATAACCCTCCCTGGACTTTCTACGGAGTAATACGCCTGTCATCCTACTATTTAAATCAGGATGAATGTCACACTGATGGGCCTGTAATTAGGCTGATCATCCCACTATATGGATATAAGATCAATTTCCCCCCCAATATTCAGAGTACGTTTATTCACATTTCTGCCCTTTCTACcatcttaaaaaatgttattgattCCACACTATGAATTTCCCAAGAAGAGCTGTTTTAAGTCCACAGTTATGCAATGAAGGTAAAACTAAATAATGTGTTCCTAGTAGTTCACAAACGCTTCTTAAAACCTAATCATAGGTCAGCTGAGTTACTCTTGCCCTTTGCTCACACAGGCATTTACTCTAAATATCTCCAATGAGAAGCATTCTGAAAAAATTCTGggtattaaaaaatgaatttaaaacaaatattgcaTTCAAAATTCAACAACTCCTTGAAGTCATccataaaagaaatatttggaatGTGAATAAAGGAAAGAAGGGATCTGCCACAGTCAGCATATCATTGGGCAGGAATAAGGAAACACTACTTTCAGAGTATTTGTTAAAAGCATTAACACTTaagcccttcaaaaaaaaaaaaatccacctcttaaaaaaaaaatttagaaattcactatttctcttccccttctttcaCATTTCCTATCTACTACAGAAGATTAGATTTACCACCTCTTAGGTAAAGACCCTTTGCTTTTATCTGTACTGTCAtggatttaatatttttaagaatgaaaaaaaaaaagtaaatgatcTTATGATGGCAGGCTCCCCTTATAATAATGTAATATTAAAGGTGTCcagtctgggctccccagtacaaaacagacatggagctactggagagagcccagcaaagggccactaagatccctaagagactggagcatctctctgatgaggaaaggctgagagagctggataGAAGGCTCAGGGGGGGTCTTATCAATGCGTACAAGTATCTTAAGGGAGggtataaagaagatggagccagactctcttcagtggtgcccagggccaggaccagaagcaatgggcacaaactgaaacacaggaggttccatctgagcAACAGGAAACAGTTCTTTACTGTAACTGagcagtggaacaggctgcccagagaggttgtggagtctccctccttggagatattcaaaagccatcagGACATGGTCCCGAGCAACTGGCTCTTGGTGGCCTTGCTTAAGCAGCAGGGCTGGACAAaacgacctccagaggtcctttccactCTCAAGGGACCGCGATTCCATGATTTTTACCATATGCACTTGACACCGTCTTCACAAAAGAATACAGATCTGATGACCACTCAAGATTTCACATGCATCATTTTTTAGGATACTGAGAAACATATGTTTCAATATGCTCATTCAGTTGCACTTCGTTAAACGTCAGTGCCCACGCAAGCTTGAACAGAAGATCCTTACAGTATTCACACTCACAGTAAAACTTACAGATAGAACTAGGAGAAGCAAAATAATACAGCCCAGCCTATTACAGAGCTCCACCTTCCCCCACGCAACACTAATCAAGTTGCACAGAATTGGCAGAACATAGAGAGACAAGCTTTATTTGTTTTCTACACCACAGAACACACTCTGTCTTCCAGAATGCCTAACGCTTATTAAATACTGGCCTCAAATCACCATACCACACTATCCATTCTCACTGTAGCCCTGACAGCAATCAGAACCAATTCAAATTCTCATCAGACACCAAATTTAAGAGACTGCAATGTTACATTTCAGGGAAATCATAAAACACTTTCAATGCATTGCCTCAGCTAGAGATTAAGTTCTCAGGGAAAAATCTAACCCAAACCACCCATAgtcagaaagttgttttttttttttttttaaaaaaaaaaaaaagaaattacaagcaGGTTTCTGATGGGAAAACTTCCAAAAAATCTAAGCTTCCTATAAGCATTCCTAACTCACAGTTATGATTAAAATAGTCTAAATCTGAACCAAATATTAATGACTCCaatactgtatttctgaattGTCATAAGGCAGTGCTGTTCCCCTCCACCCAGGTTAATTTTTTATCAAAAAAGCCAGCTGTTTATGATGATTATCCCTGTGGGCTAACATGTTTAGGTAATTGAAAGTACATTGTATTTTCTCTAAGATCATTACAGTTTTACTATGTATATGCAAAGGCACCTGCATTCAGGTGCACTGATGTCAGGAGCAGCAATACCCTGAAATAGTATGCTTACTACTTCATTATTTCAGAGGTTCTGAAAAATTTGcagaagttcaggaaaaaaagcaacagaagtgaCACAAGGGAACAGAAAGCACTAAAGTACAAGTGGGGAGTAAGGAACTGAAGTATTTATAAAGTAGGTGAGCAAGAAATTTATCATTGTAGTATATAACGAGTGTGAGTTAAAACAGTGGCTTTCCAAATACCATTTGTGAACCCTGGGCACTCTATAGACTATTTGTAGTCGCAAAAGATGGTTAAAAATCACTGATATATTTTATAAAGCAATATATGTGTGTGGAATCTCTACAGGGATCTGCATCTCCACCAGAAAACATTCGGAAGAGCACaaatgaaaaagactgaaaaacactTATCTAACAGATCTTCTCCCAACTCTATAGTCTTATTAATGGTGCTGGAGTAccataaaaatttatttcatgaaTAACCTGATCAcaatagaattaaaaaaacaatggtATAAACTGACTGTGCATATATTCCCGCTAAGCAAGCTTAATGCTGGATCAACATGTGTTTGCACTAAATTTGCATAGTTATATGCTGCTATAAGGATTTAAGAGTAACTGATGCTAAATGGATAGTATACATGGCTATAATCATATTGATGCTTTCAGAATTTAAgtacttttaaagaaagattCTCCTCGCTAACCAAAGGCTAGTTGAAAGCCATAAATTAATGAGTTCGTTCCCATAACGATTTTTTATTGTGGGATAACGGCACCATACTTCTCTTTCACtcagttcttttgtttttatttggctgACTGCCTTGCACTATGTAGACCATCAAGAGAACAGAACACATAACAGCCATAATGAAGATTACTAATGGAGCATCTGAATGACAGATGCTTCTTTTGAATTGTCAGTGCACTCTAAGTAACCAGATCCaaccaaataattttattttatgaactgAAGGTTCAGAGAACTTTAAGGCGATATGAGAAGCTGAGAGGTAGAACATGCAATGTGATGAAGAACAGGATGTCAAAAGAGAcaatttattatttctctttGTTACGGAAAACTGAGGGCTCTCCaattcatttctgttttatttctgtaagtgACCCTGCTGCATAGGTTTTTCCACAATCACAGATACCAGTTCCACTAGGAAAGCTGAATCAATCACAGGGATACCCTGTGATCAGGTCATTGCTAATAAGATAGTTAAAAGCACGCACCACATTTTCATAAGACTTGGGAATGTTTGAGGCTGGTTTGACTGGTAATTTATGCCTAACCCTACATTTTGCCTAGAAGTTACAAGGTAAGGTAAGCAACTTGTTCCATCATGAGCTAGCATCATCTAACACTCGCTGACACACTATCTATATCAAACTTTCAACAGCATACCGCCAAACATACCATTAGTATCATCAGACTCCTCCTCATCTTTGGACTTCCTCTTAGAAGAGGGTCTATGCCTGAGTGTGTCTGGTGGGGCTAAGTGCCGGAAGTATCCACTGGGCAAAAGCTCATTCTCCTCCtcttcgtcctcctcctcctcttcctcctcctcaatcTCGAATGTAGGCTCTAATCGGGGCATTGGTCGTTCAGAGTCTGAGTCCTCAAATGGTTCATCCAGCACTTCTGTCGTCTCCGAGATTGTTTCAGTGACAACACTGCTATTGTGGTGCTTACGCTTGCGGACTCGCCTCTTCCGATGAAGAATTGGTTTCTgaacgtggaaggtgggagaaaaGAATACAATTTACCACATCCAGTAGAAGTAAAACACTGACAAATAGAAAACATGAACAGCAGAGTTCAACAGTCTAAGCAGGACCAGAGGGCTCCCTTCCGGAATCCAGACTTCACTAGAAATACTGACCGGCACCTGCCTTCAGTTAGTTGTCAAATACAATGCAAGACGACCAACTTCCATGCACATTGCTAGATTGACTATTGTGTAATACTATAAACCATTTAAACAGCTGAAGTTAACAGCCCATCCATAACAGCTGAAAGTTCAGAGACACTACAACATAGATGTGAATAGCTTAGAATGAGCTGCAAAGATGATATAGAAGAGAATTTTTTAGTGCAGCATCCTACAAAGAGAGGATTTTCTTGGTCACGTTGATAGAATTCACATCTCCATGGTAAATTATTCCAAAGACTTTATGCTGTGATTTTAGTTTTTTAGATAGCATTTGTGTTTTGCAAGCTTCTTTTAAAAGTAGGACCATATCTGTTTCTATTTTGTGTGACTGAATAAAACTTTAATAACCAAGGTGGAAAAATCAAAATCACATGGCAGaagttagaataaaaaaaaaaaacaaccctttcCCCTGATTCAACAAAAACCACCACTACAAAAAGGTAGCAGAAAGCACCCTCCAGACAGAGTTCTGGAACACTGAGCAGATGCTACCTGTACGCTTAATACGTACCTCATGAGTTGCACGATCCTTCAGAAAGCACCAACATACTGACAAAATAGACCGCATGATATAGTCAGAGACAACAAGAAATAAGGGACACACCTTTCGTTTTAATGTTGGCTTGGTGAGAACAGGTGGAGAGCTTGATCGAGGACTCACAGGctcatcatcttcctcttcacTACTCTCACTAAAACACCTCAGAATTGCCCTATCACTATCACTGTAGCGGCGGGGTAATCTGTCGCAGTCCTCTGGGAATCTACACTTCAGTGGCTCCATGTTCTTTTTCAACTGCCCTCTCCACCTTTCCATACCTTCACTGTACCGCCGACGGGGAATTGCAGATTTTTCACCTTTGCCATACTGTCCCTGGGAAACTGCggatttttcctcatcttcagcATACAGGCCTCTTGAGGCTGGAGACTTCTCCTCACATTCACCACATCTTCCTTGCACGGCCGCCGACTTCTCCTCACAGTCACTGCACCGGCCTCGTGAGGCTGCTGATTTCTCCTCACATTCACTGCATCGCCCACTGGGAACTGCTGTTTTGTCCTCAATAGGCAATATTGGCTCCTTCTCACAAAAGGGTTCCCGAAGTTTTTTGCCCTTGCGGTTCCATCGACCTCTTCGTGATGGCTGACTGTTGGCAGGTAGACTATCCAGGGGAAAAATGTGCTTGTTTGGCCGTGCAGAATTGGCTGGAGCAACAATGTCTGGCTTTTTTTCACTCTCTGTAGGTGAGTAAGgctcttgctctttcttctcccATGACACAGATTTTACCatctgatttaaataaaaacaaatagattTCAGACTTCCTATTTAAGCATGCATGTCTATCCTGAATTCGATTCCATAAAAGCTTTTGAGCAGGAATTCAGAAAAGTTTAACAAGAATGACTTTTAAGAATCTGAGAATAACGAAAGAATTGACCTTTCCGAGATTCTAATAGCGCTAACTGCTACTCCTTTCCTCCCAGGTGATAATATACCTCAATTAGCTTCCTGACAAGTGACTTCAGTCAGCAGCAGCCATCCAGTGGCCTGCTGGAATGCAAACATCATCTTGCTACATTCAAACACAGTATTTGtgtaattttcaagaaaaaagcGAGACAAACTTGAAGctgtttttccattaaaatgtacAATTAGTTTAATGTAAATACAGTAACAGCGCATAATTTGCCTCTTAGTATTCTAGTCAGTGCTCATCACCTGATGTGAGAGTGCAACTCTTCAAAGAGAGCAGCCTAGATTTCAGAAACCTTCACTGCTCTCTAGGCAGTAATTCTAAAGCTATTAATGGTTTTGCAAAAGTACACAGCAAAAACCTTTCATGAAATATGTTAGAAGTTTTTGTTGATTCATTTCCATTTATGCTATTTGTCACTTACAGAAATACTGGGTCCTTCAAACCTAAATCCATTTCAATAATTTGATGAGAGACCAGGTTGCTTGAGAGTGGGAGgcaggttgtttggttttggtggtgtttttttttttttaatactgtccCCCTACCCCCCAAAATCATTAAGGGTAGAAAGAGCCTTTTTACTCTTTTCAGAGATAGTCTTTAACCTTTCTCTAGACTATGCCTCAATGTTTTCCCTATTTTTAGTTTCTAACCTGAAACTATAAAGATACATAAACTAATCATGACTGCATTGCTTTTTACGATTATGCGAAATGCCCAAGCTTGGCATTTGAAATCTTGTTAGCATTGCCTGCAAAAGCACCGAGTGTAAACTATATGCCACACAGAAGTAACAGATTCACCCTTACGCTGGTCTCTGgatccttttctttctgctgttgttGCTCTTCATTTTCCCCATCCTCtgtctcctcctcttcatcttcagaGACAACTGAGTTGGAAACTATAACAGGTGTCCAACGCAGACACTCTGCATCCACATCTATAGGTCGGACATTAGTTCTAAGCTTTGCCATATGTTCCTGGATAAGTTTCTCCCGACGAATGATCACAAATCTAAACAGTAATAATACTCTGATCAACAACAGGCTACATACTGTACATGTTGTCATGTGAAACAGATATAAGATATTACAGAAAAACCTCTGTACTCTCAATCAGTCCTGCCATGAGTAACTTCAGAGAGGACAGAAAGCTCATTAAAATTGTACAATTTGCAGTACTGTCAGACAACCAGAGAAAGCATCTTAAAACTGAGAAAACGTTGTTAAATTCTTGCCACTTCTTGTTAATGGTGAAGCCATTATCCTTCCATGGGTAACATTCAACTGTGGAGTATCACTTTTATTATGTGTTAAATGGACAAGGGGTATGACATTTGGGGAACAGGCAACATGAGGTGAAAGATACTGAATGGTAATaaaaagactgctttaaaaagtTACAGTCCCACTACCAGAGTGCATTTTATTCAGGGGGCTGGGAGTAATATCACTGATTAAAGTATACTGTGAAATGAGGACATAAAACTGTTCTCAATAACTTCAAGTTTTCCAAATAAGTTCCAAGTTTAACACAAAACACAACAGAATACAACCCCAGTCCCAAAACTGCTATGGTCTAAATCAAGAATAATTCCCAGTATTTCACTTGACTTGTACACTCAGCTGGGCAAGCAGACTACCTCTATTCTATATCCACACACCTCCTTTCTCCCAGTGATCTATCCCACTGATCAAGCATCCCATGTTAATCCACACAATTAATGGCATCTTTGAGGCACAGAGAAAAGGGGGGAAACAACTGTCTGctcagtgactggaaaaaggaacAGATTTCCCTCTGGAGAAGGGAAGTTGCTGTTCTTTGCTCTGTTTTGCAAGTATGTTAGTGGACACTTAAGTCTTAAATAAAATCAAGCGTATTAGATGTAACTTGTCTCCAAACATCATTAAATTTCATTCAAATACATCTGAAGCCATTTGGAAATACAACAGGACTCCTGTACTCACTGATCGCTACGGAAGTCAAGCATTCGTAGGTGATGTAGAGTGGAAGTGATATCTTGAGGGCAGATTCCAGTCAGCTTACTCAATTTCTTAATGCTTAATTGCTTGTCACGTTGATGATAAAGGCACTCCAATATTACACTTTTCCAATAAGCCATATATGAGAGGCGCCCCAGGTCTGACAGGGGTTTCTCTGGTGATCCTGCTTG from Calonectris borealis chromosome 27, bCalBor7.hap1.2, whole genome shotgun sequence includes these protein-coding regions:
- the KAT6A gene encoding histone acetyltransferase KAT6A isoform X3; this encodes MVYQPVAEPIPICSFCLGTKEQNREKKPEELISCADCGNSGHPSCLKFSPELTVRVKALRWQCIECKTCSSCRDQGKNADNMLFCDSCDRGFHMECCDPPLTRMPKGMWICQICRPRKKGRKLLHKKAAQIKRRYANPIGRPKNRLKNQNTTSKGPFSKVRTGPGRGRKRKIALSSQSASSEGGYLEQTDVLDFCRDGSTTLKFNKKTKGLIDGLTKFFTPSPDGRKARGEVVDYSQQYRIRKKGTRKSSTSEWPTGKDFSPCQYNQDGWDGKQENEERFFGSQDVLTEKDMELFRDIQEQALQKVGVTGPPDPQVRCPSVIEFGKYEIQTWYSSPYPQEYSRLPKLYLCEFCLKYMKSRTILQQHMKKCGWFHPPANEIYRKNSISVFEVDGNVSTIYCQNLCLLAKLFLDHKTLYYDVEPFLFYVLTQNDVKGCHLVGYFSKEKHCQQKYNVSCIMILPQYQRKGYGRFLIDFSYLLSKREGQAGSPEKPLSDLGRLSYMAYWKSVILECLYHQRDKQLSIKKLSKLTGICPQDITSTLHHLRMLDFRSDQFVIIRREKLIQEHMAKLRTNVRPIDVDAECLRWTPVIVSNSVVSEDEEEETEDGENEEQQQQKEKDPETSMVKSVSWEKKEQEPYSPTESEKKPDIVAPANSARPNKHIFPLDSLPANSQPSRRGRWNRKGKKLREPFCEKEPILPIEDKTAVPSGRCSECEEKSAASRGRCSDCEEKSAAVQGRCGECEEKSPASRGLYAEDEEKSAVSQGQYGKGEKSAIPRRRYSEGMERWRGQLKKNMEPLKCRFPEDCDRLPRRYSDSDRAILRCFSESSEEEDDEPVSPRSSSPPVLTKPTLKRKKPILHRKRRVRKRKHHNSSVVTETISETTEVLDEPFEDSDSERPMPRLEPTFEIEEEEEEEEDEEEENELLPSGYFRHLAPPDTLRHRPSSKRKSKDEEESDDTNGNPTLKPLSMLRKCEGKDSLLEPDTSTPMKKKKGWPKGKSRKPVHWKKRPGRKPGFKLNREKVPPSVQDDGVDAVVANSKPGRKPKISDKEESVEQKEELPLIEERKEEDVNMEAEEVGEGEEEDIASTEVRPVSPVDSNSSPVPEVKEPEIEEEVEEKPRVLEEQRQSEEEQQELDEPEHDHEEEEEVAVVTNQNEDHDADDEDDGHLDSVKKKELEEQPVREGVKEEPQVQECFLETSIPSSREDAKEKDEAEADSEEEQASNETSVGSEHVPGSEDDHEEEQSNKEGLIELKEEEEIPHSELDLETVQAVQSLTQEESNEHDVAYQDCEETLAACQTLQSYTQTEEDPQISMVEDCQASEHNSPISSVQSHPSQSVRSVSSPNVPALESSYTQISPEQGSLSAPSMQNMETSPMMDVPSVSDHSQQVVDSGFSDLGSIESTTENYENPSSYDSTMGGSICGNNSSQSSCSYGGLSSSSSLTQNSCVVTQQMANIGSSCSMMQQNTVQPAANCNIKSPQSCVVERPPSNQQPTTQPQQQQPQSQQPQPPPPPQQQPPLSQCSMNNSFTPAPMIMEIPESGSTGNISIYERIPGDFGAGSYSQPSATFSLAKLQQLTNTIMDPHAMPYSHSPAVTSYATSVSLSNTGLAQLAPSHPLAGTPQAQATMTPPPNLASTTMNLTSPLLQCNMSATNIGIPHTQRLQGQMPVKGHISIRSKSAPLPSATAHQQQLYGRSPPAVAMQAGPRTLAVQRGMNMGVNLMPTTPYNVNSMNMNTLNAMNSYRMTQPMMNSSYHSNPAYMNQTAQYPMQMQMGMMGSQAYTQQPMQPNPHGNMMYTGPSHHSYMNAAGVPKQSLNGPYMRR